A genomic window from Rhodococcus sp. KBS0724 includes:
- the mraY gene encoding phospho-N-acetylmuramoyl-pentapeptide-transferase yields MISILVAGGVSLFVALFLTPFLIRVLSKQGLGHEIRIDGPQSHQGKRGTPSMGGIAIIAGMWAGYLAAHAIGFGSRLPRLSASGWLVLALATSLGVVGFLDDFIKIRKKRNLGLNKTAKTVGQLASAIIFGVLFLQFSNSKGVTPGSQYLSHVRDISVFSMGTIGFLVFFCVLVFAWSNAVNFTDGLDGLAAGSMGMILGTYVVIAGWQYRNSCVLDPVAGCYDVRDPLDLAIVAAAAGGACLGFLWWNAAPAQIFMGDTGSLALGGLVVGLSVTTHTELLMVIIGALFVAEILSVIIQVLVFRSSGRRVFKMAPIHHHFELLGWPETVVIARFWIFVAISCVIGLATFYSEWFAAAG; encoded by the coding sequence GTGATTTCAATCCTCGTCGCGGGTGGCGTCTCGTTGTTCGTCGCTCTGTTCTTGACGCCGTTTCTCATCCGAGTGCTGTCTAAACAGGGGCTCGGGCACGAGATTCGCATCGACGGTCCACAGAGCCATCAGGGCAAGCGCGGTACCCCGTCCATGGGCGGTATCGCGATCATCGCGGGAATGTGGGCGGGATATCTCGCCGCGCACGCCATCGGGTTCGGCTCGCGTCTGCCGAGGTTGTCGGCATCGGGATGGTTGGTACTGGCGCTGGCAACATCGCTGGGCGTTGTTGGCTTCCTCGACGACTTCATCAAGATCCGCAAGAAACGCAACCTCGGATTGAACAAGACCGCGAAGACTGTCGGGCAGTTGGCGAGCGCGATCATTTTCGGTGTGCTGTTCCTACAGTTCTCCAACAGCAAGGGTGTCACGCCCGGCAGCCAGTACCTCTCGCACGTTCGCGACATTTCGGTGTTCTCGATGGGAACGATCGGGTTCCTGGTCTTCTTCTGCGTGCTTGTCTTCGCGTGGTCCAACGCCGTCAACTTCACCGACGGTCTGGACGGCCTCGCAGCCGGGTCGATGGGCATGATCCTGGGTACCTACGTTGTCATCGCGGGATGGCAGTACCGGAACTCTTGCGTCCTCGATCCCGTTGCCGGGTGCTACGACGTTCGCGACCCACTCGACCTTGCGATAGTCGCGGCGGCGGCGGGTGGTGCGTGTCTCGGGTTCCTGTGGTGGAACGCAGCGCCGGCCCAGATCTTCATGGGCGACACCGGTTCGTTGGCTCTCGGCGGTTTGGTTGTCGGTCTTTCGGTCACCACACACACCGAACTTCTGATGGTCATCATCGGAGCCCTGTTCGTCGCTGAGATTCTGTCGGTGATCATCCAGGTGCTGGTGTTCCGATCGTCCGGCCGACGCGTATTCAAGATGGCTCCGATACATCATCACTTCGAGTTACTCGGTTGGCCGGAGACAGTGGTGATCGCCCGGTTCTGGATTTTCGTGGCCATTTCCTGCGTGATCGGACTGGCGACGTTCTACAGCGAATGGTTTGCGGCTGCCGGTTAA
- the mmsB gene encoding 3-hydroxyisobutyrate dehydrogenase codes for MSTIGFIGLGHMGGPMAANLVKAGHTVVGFDLAPAALEQAVEDGASVADSAVDAVREADVVITMLPSGKHVLGLYDDLLPAAKPGTLFIDCSTIDVADAREAHDRAEAAGHRSVDAPVSGGVVGATAGTLAFMVGGSEEDFLAASPLLDVMGRKVVHCGDAGVGQAAKICNNMILGVSMIAISEAFVLGEKLGLSNQALFDVASNASGQCWALTSNCPVPGPVPTSPANNDYQPGFAVALMDKDLGLAANALRTNGVDAELGLKAAELYSQYHAAGAGGQDFSAIINDIRDRSTEGQQ; via the coding sequence ATGAGCACCATTGGATTTATCGGACTCGGACACATGGGTGGCCCGATGGCGGCCAACCTCGTCAAGGCCGGACACACGGTAGTCGGGTTCGACCTGGCGCCCGCAGCGCTCGAGCAGGCTGTCGAAGACGGTGCATCGGTAGCTGATTCGGCTGTGGATGCGGTGCGCGAAGCCGACGTCGTCATCACGATGCTGCCGAGCGGCAAGCACGTTCTGGGTCTGTACGACGATCTGCTGCCCGCCGCGAAGCCGGGCACGCTGTTCATCGACTGCTCCACGATCGACGTCGCAGACGCCCGCGAAGCACACGATCGGGCAGAGGCCGCTGGGCACCGTAGCGTCGACGCGCCGGTTTCCGGTGGTGTTGTCGGCGCAACCGCCGGAACCCTCGCATTCATGGTCGGCGGATCCGAAGAGGACTTCCTGGCCGCGTCACCGTTGCTGGACGTGATGGGCCGCAAGGTCGTTCACTGCGGCGACGCCGGTGTCGGTCAGGCCGCGAAGATCTGCAACAACATGATCCTCGGTGTCTCGATGATCGCCATCAGCGAAGCATTTGTTCTGGGCGAAAAGCTCGGACTGAGCAACCAGGCACTCTTCGACGTCGCGTCCAACGCGTCGGGACAGTGCTGGGCTCTCACGTCCAACTGCCCGGTACCCGGACCGGTACCCACCAGCCCGGCCAACAACGACTACCAGCCCGGCTTTGCGGTCGCGTTGATGGACAAGGACCTCGGACTGGCCGCAAACGCATTGCGTACCAATGGTGTTGACGCCGAACTCGGCCTCAAGGCCGCTGAGCTCTACAGCCAGTACCATGCCGCGGGCGCTGGTGGTCAGGACTTTTCTGCCATCATCAACGACATCCGAGACCGTTCGACCGAAGGACAGCAGTGA
- a CDS encoding alpha/beta hydrolase domain-containing protein, with amino-acid sequence MYANPDAVRSAVTFSGPIEGGSNGFPGTSTSLDLAAKGYTEREFFVSGSAASYSEDGTWSSDGHWAAAEDTSAPFTTRILVRTPADPSRFNGTVVVEWLNVSGNTDIDVDFGHMNEEITRGYAWVGVSAQAAGITSTGGSGLGDGVVGLLTWDPERYGALDHPGDRYSYDIFSQVGAALRTPGDVDPLGGLLPTQLLATGQSQSGFRMLTYANAVHPRARVFDGLIIHARGGIGAPLADGMMLLDPAPARVRTDLDVPVFQLITETELFELCGGPGPTSFVAARQPDTDMIRTWEIAGTSHSDAYSLKILHPQYVRQFSDIRDLAALFPIVNDGPQRYVANAALRALRQWAAGGEAPTSAPVIDTADNAVLRDRHGNATGGVRTPQLDVPVATLTGELVHVPQNGATVAFDATTLAALYPSHDAYVTAFSDATARAVDDGFLLPEDAAILIADAQGCDVGR; translated from the coding sequence ATGTACGCGAATCCCGACGCCGTCCGATCAGCAGTTACCTTCAGTGGTCCGATCGAAGGTGGATCGAACGGTTTCCCCGGGACCTCGACCTCGCTCGACCTCGCGGCGAAGGGCTACACCGAACGTGAGTTCTTCGTCAGCGGGTCCGCGGCGTCGTACAGCGAGGACGGTACCTGGTCGTCGGACGGACATTGGGCTGCGGCGGAAGATACTTCGGCGCCGTTCACCACCAGGATCCTCGTGCGCACACCGGCCGACCCGAGCCGATTCAACGGAACCGTTGTTGTCGAGTGGCTCAATGTCAGTGGCAACACCGATATCGATGTCGACTTCGGACACATGAACGAGGAGATCACGAGAGGGTATGCGTGGGTGGGCGTCTCCGCGCAGGCTGCCGGAATCACCAGCACCGGAGGCAGCGGCCTCGGCGACGGCGTCGTAGGTCTTCTCACCTGGGATCCCGAGCGATACGGCGCACTGGATCACCCCGGCGACCGGTACTCGTACGACATCTTTTCCCAGGTCGGCGCAGCCCTGCGCACACCAGGGGACGTCGACCCCCTCGGTGGCCTGCTTCCGACGCAACTGCTCGCGACCGGGCAGTCACAGTCGGGGTTCCGTATGTTGACGTACGCCAACGCCGTTCATCCCCGTGCACGGGTATTCGACGGCCTGATCATTCATGCCCGCGGCGGCATCGGAGCTCCGCTTGCCGACGGCATGATGCTCCTGGATCCGGCGCCGGCCCGTGTGCGCACCGATCTCGACGTTCCGGTGTTCCAGCTGATCACCGAGACCGAGCTTTTCGAACTGTGCGGCGGACCAGGCCCCACCAGTTTTGTGGCCGCCCGTCAACCCGATACCGACATGATTCGGACCTGGGAGATCGCCGGCACATCGCACTCCGACGCTTACTCTCTGAAAATCCTTCATCCACAGTATGTTCGGCAGTTCTCCGACATCAGGGATCTGGCGGCACTGTTCCCGATCGTCAACGACGGACCGCAGCGTTACGTCGCGAACGCCGCCCTGCGCGCCTTGCGTCAGTGGGCTGCGGGCGGCGAGGCACCCACATCAGCGCCCGTCATCGACACTGCTGACAATGCGGTGCTGCGGGACCGGCACGGCAATGCGACCGGCGGTGTCCGCACACCTCAACTCGACGTCCCGGTCGCCACGCTGACGGGCGAACTGGTGCACGTGCCTCAGAACGGCGCAACCGTCGCCTTCGACGCCACGACGCTCGCTGCGCTCTACCCGAGTCACGACGCGTACGTCACCGCCTTCTCCGACGCTACTGCGCGTGCCGTCGACGACGGTTTCCTACTCCCCGAGGACGCTGCGATTCTGATCGCCGACGCTCAGGGCTGCGACGTCGGCCGGTAG
- a CDS encoding CoA-acylating methylmalonate-semialdehyde dehydrogenase, whose translation MVDNAAVQELTHFVGGKRVPGASDRFADVFDPNTGQVQARVPLASKAETEAIIANAEEAQKVWAAFNPQKRARVLMKFLQLAQAEMDSLARLLSSEHGKTVADAKGDIQRGLEVIEFAVGAPHLLKGEFTESAGTGIDVYSMRQPLGVVAGITPFNFPAMIPLWKAGPALAAGNAFILKPSERDPSVPLRLAELFLEAGLPAGVFNVVNGDKEVVDVLLTDDRIKAVGFVGSTPIAQYIYETAAAHGKRAQCFGGAKNHAIVMPDADLDEVADALIGAGYGSAGERCMAISVAVPVGEETADALVAKLKERVAKLKIGRSDDEGVDFGPLVCQDALDRVNNYVQIGIDEGATAVVDGRGFTLEGHEGGFFAGATLFDNVTSDMRIYKEEIFGPVLQVVRAADYEEALRLPTEHEYGNGVSIFTRDGDTARDFTARVNVGMVGVNVPIPVPIAYHTFGGWKRSGFGDLNQHGPDSFRFYTKTKTVTQRWPSGKKEETNHFVIPTMN comes from the coding sequence ATGGTTGACAATGCGGCGGTTCAAGAGTTGACGCACTTCGTCGGTGGCAAGCGGGTTCCCGGAGCTTCCGATCGATTTGCGGACGTCTTCGACCCCAACACTGGTCAGGTTCAGGCGCGCGTTCCGCTCGCGAGCAAGGCGGAAACCGAAGCCATCATCGCCAATGCAGAAGAGGCGCAGAAGGTCTGGGCTGCTTTCAACCCGCAGAAGCGCGCCCGTGTCCTCATGAAATTCCTCCAGCTCGCCCAGGCTGAGATGGATTCCCTCGCTCGGCTCCTCTCGTCCGAGCACGGCAAGACCGTCGCCGACGCCAAGGGCGACATCCAGCGCGGCCTCGAGGTCATCGAGTTCGCCGTGGGCGCTCCGCACCTGCTCAAGGGTGAATTCACCGAGAGCGCAGGCACAGGCATCGACGTGTACTCGATGCGTCAGCCGCTCGGCGTCGTTGCGGGCATCACGCCCTTCAACTTCCCCGCGATGATCCCGCTGTGGAAGGCCGGCCCGGCCCTCGCAGCCGGCAACGCTTTCATTCTCAAGCCGTCCGAGCGCGACCCCTCCGTGCCGCTGCGCCTGGCCGAGCTGTTCCTCGAAGCCGGACTGCCCGCCGGCGTGTTCAACGTGGTCAACGGTGACAAGGAAGTTGTCGACGTCCTGCTCACTGACGACCGCATCAAGGCTGTCGGCTTTGTCGGCTCCACGCCGATCGCTCAGTACATCTACGAGACGGCCGCAGCTCACGGCAAGCGCGCACAGTGCTTCGGTGGCGCCAAGAACCACGCGATCGTCATGCCGGACGCCGATCTCGACGAGGTTGCCGACGCCCTGATCGGTGCCGGTTACGGCAGCGCCGGTGAGCGTTGCATGGCCATCTCCGTTGCCGTTCCCGTCGGCGAAGAGACGGCAGATGCGCTGGTCGCCAAGCTGAAGGAACGCGTCGCGAAGCTCAAGATCGGTCGCAGTGACGACGAAGGCGTCGATTTCGGGCCTCTCGTCTGCCAGGACGCGCTCGACCGCGTCAACAACTACGTGCAGATCGGTATCGACGAGGGCGCAACAGCAGTCGTCGACGGCCGCGGCTTCACCCTCGAAGGCCACGAAGGCGGATTCTTCGCCGGCGCCACCCTGTTCGACAATGTCACCTCGGACATGCGCATCTACAAGGAAGAGATTTTCGGACCCGTCCTGCAGGTTGTTCGCGCTGCCGATTACGAAGAGGCCCTGCGTCTTCCGACCGAGCACGAGTACGGCAACGGTGTCTCCATCTTCACCCGTGACGGCGACACCGCTCGTGACTTCACGGCCCGCGTCAACGTCGGCATGGTCGGCGTCAACGTGCCGATTCCCGTCCCGATCGCCTACCACACCTTCGGCGGCTGGAAGCGCTCCGGATTCGGTGACCTGAACCAGCACGGTCCCGACTCCTTCCGCTTCTACACCAAGACCAAGACCGTGACGCAGCGTTGGCCTTCCGGCAAGAAGGAAGAGACCAATCACTTCGTCATCCCCACGATGAACTGA
- a CDS encoding enoyl-CoA hydratase/isomerase family protein has protein sequence MTEENEVLIEKRDGLGRITLNRPKAINALNHSMVTQMAAALEAWKSDDEVKAVVLTGAGERGLCAGGDIVSIYHDAKDGKTGSLDFWRDEYIFNAEISNYPKPYVAIMDGIVMGGGVGVSAHGDVRIVTERSMIGMPETGIGFIPDVGGTYLLARAPGELGAHIALTTARLSAGDAIATGFADHFIPSENIETFIEAIASSTVEQAVAQFAEPAPVSELLAQQSWIDAAYSADNVVAIVERLRASGIPEAEKAAEQILGKSPIALSVTLRSLHHAKGANSLEEVLNEEFRVSTASLSSHDLVEGIRAQVVEKDRNPQWLPATLADVTDAAVEAYFAPLGERELGLTPQSQGN, from the coding sequence ATGACCGAAGAGAACGAAGTTCTGATCGAGAAGCGCGACGGACTGGGACGCATCACCCTCAACCGTCCCAAGGCGATCAACGCGCTCAACCACTCGATGGTGACGCAGATGGCTGCGGCCCTCGAGGCCTGGAAGTCCGACGACGAGGTCAAGGCTGTCGTCCTGACCGGTGCAGGCGAACGTGGCCTGTGCGCCGGCGGCGATATCGTCTCGATCTACCACGACGCCAAGGACGGCAAGACCGGCTCGCTCGACTTCTGGCGCGACGAGTACATCTTCAACGCCGAGATTTCGAACTACCCGAAGCCGTACGTCGCGATCATGGACGGCATCGTCATGGGCGGCGGAGTCGGAGTGTCCGCACACGGCGACGTTCGCATCGTGACCGAGCGTTCCATGATCGGTATGCCCGAGACCGGAATCGGATTCATCCCAGACGTCGGCGGAACGTACCTGCTCGCGCGTGCTCCCGGAGAATTGGGAGCACACATCGCGCTCACCACGGCACGCTTGAGCGCCGGCGACGCCATCGCGACAGGATTTGCGGACCACTTCATCCCCTCCGAGAACATCGAGACGTTCATCGAGGCGATCGCATCGTCGACGGTAGAGCAGGCCGTTGCTCAATTTGCCGAGCCCGCACCGGTTTCGGAACTACTGGCACAGCAGAGTTGGATCGACGCCGCGTACTCGGCGGACAATGTCGTCGCGATTGTCGAGCGCCTGCGCGCCAGCGGAATTCCCGAAGCCGAGAAGGCCGCCGAGCAGATTCTCGGTAAGTCGCCGATCGCGCTGTCCGTCACGTTGCGTTCGCTTCATCATGCCAAGGGTGCCAACAGCCTCGAAGAAGTTCTGAACGAGGAGTTCCGGGTCTCGACGGCATCACTGAGTTCACACGACCTCGTCGAGGGTATCCGCGCACAGGTGGTCGAGAAGGACCGCAACCCGCAGTGGCTTCCCGCGACCCTCGCGGACGTCACCGACGCCGCCGTGGAAGCGTACTTTGCGCCGCTCGGTGAGCGTGAACTCGGCCTCACCCCTCAATCGCAAGGCAACTGA
- a CDS encoding enoyl-CoA hydratase yields the protein MTDFNTIILERKGRVGVITLNRPKALNALNSELMNEVVAAVTDLEADNNIGAILITGSERAFAAGADIKEMQSKTYMDAYVEDFFTPWDRVAASRKPLIAAVAGYALGGGCELAMLCDFIIAADNAKFGQPEIKLGVIPGIGGSQRLTRAVGKAKAMEMCLTGRNMDAEEAERAGLVSRIVPAADLLDDALKTATTIAEMSLPIAMMAKEAVNRSFESSLAEGVRFERRVFHSTFATEDQKEGMAAFVEKRSAEFKHR from the coding sequence GTGACCGACTTCAACACCATCATTCTCGAGCGTAAGGGCCGCGTCGGCGTCATCACGCTCAACCGTCCCAAGGCGCTCAACGCCCTGAACTCCGAGCTGATGAACGAGGTGGTTGCCGCGGTAACCGATCTCGAAGCGGACAACAACATCGGTGCCATCCTGATCACCGGTTCCGAGCGCGCATTTGCCGCCGGTGCCGACATCAAGGAAATGCAGTCCAAGACGTACATGGACGCGTACGTCGAGGATTTCTTCACGCCGTGGGATCGCGTCGCTGCTTCGCGTAAGCCGCTGATTGCCGCTGTCGCCGGATACGCACTCGGCGGCGGTTGCGAGCTCGCGATGCTCTGTGACTTCATCATCGCCGCAGATAACGCGAAGTTCGGGCAGCCCGAGATCAAGCTCGGAGTTATCCCCGGAATCGGTGGCTCGCAGCGTCTTACCCGCGCGGTGGGCAAGGCCAAGGCCATGGAAATGTGCCTCACCGGGCGCAACATGGATGCCGAAGAAGCCGAGCGCGCCGGCCTGGTGTCTCGCATCGTGCCGGCAGCAGATCTGCTCGACGACGCATTGAAGACGGCAACCACCATCGCCGAGATGTCCCTGCCGATCGCGATGATGGCCAAGGAAGCGGTCAACCGCTCCTTCGAGTCCTCGCTCGCCGAGGGCGTCCGCTTCGAGCGTCGGGTTTTCCACTCGACCTTCGCTACCGAAGATCAGAAGGAAGGCATGGCCGCATTTGTCGAGAAGCGGTCAGCTGAGTTCAAGCACCGCTGA
- a CDS encoding alpha/beta fold hydrolase has product MTVPEVRIRTYTRSGLSFDVRDEGPVGGPIVVLLHGFPQDSTSWDRLVPLVHARGYRTLAPDQRGYSPGARPTSRRAYRLDELASDIVALIDAAGSAPVHLVGHDWGAAVAWQVAAERPDLIRTLTALSVPHPAAFVRALLTSSQALRSWYMLAFQLPMLPEWILRRSGDKILVKSGQSLERARRDRDAMAKPGRLRGGLNWYRALALNSSRAGSGRISVPTLHVWSDRDIALARKGAELTTRFVDGPYRFEILRGVSHWIPDEAPEELDRLLAEHLRN; this is encoded by the coding sequence ATGACGGTCCCAGAGGTGAGAATTCGGACGTACACACGATCCGGTTTGTCCTTCGACGTCCGCGACGAAGGTCCCGTCGGCGGACCGATAGTGGTCTTGCTCCACGGCTTCCCACAGGATTCGACCTCCTGGGATCGGCTGGTGCCGCTGGTGCACGCTCGTGGCTACCGGACACTCGCGCCGGATCAACGTGGATATTCGCCGGGTGCCCGGCCCACCTCTCGGCGCGCATATCGACTCGACGAGCTTGCCTCTGACATCGTTGCGCTGATCGATGCGGCGGGAAGCGCCCCGGTGCACCTGGTCGGCCACGACTGGGGAGCGGCAGTGGCCTGGCAGGTCGCCGCCGAGCGCCCGGACTTGATCCGCACATTGACGGCGTTGTCGGTTCCACATCCTGCGGCCTTTGTCCGGGCACTGCTGACCAGCAGTCAGGCTCTGCGATCCTGGTACATGCTTGCCTTCCAGTTGCCGATGCTTCCGGAATGGATACTGCGACGAAGCGGTGACAAGATCCTGGTCAAGAGTGGGCAGAGCCTCGAGCGTGCCCGCCGTGATCGGGACGCGATGGCGAAGCCAGGCCGTCTACGCGGTGGCCTGAACTGGTATCGCGCATTGGCGTTGAACAGCTCGAGAGCGGGTTCTGGACGCATCAGCGTGCCCACTCTCCACGTGTGGAGCGACCGGGACATCGCACTCGCGAGGAAGGGCGCCGAACTCACGACGAGATTCGTGGACGGCCCGTATCGATTCGAAATTCTTCGCGGCGTGAGCCATTGGATACCCGACGAGGCGCCGGAAGAACTGGACCGGTTACTCGCCGAGCACCTGCGTAATTGA
- a CDS encoding MarR family winged helix-turn-helix transcriptional regulator: MPPLSPLPIDPIEEAHRQWTEHGWSDVADGMAAVTSVMRAQQIMMARVEEVLKPLGLTFARYELLTLLTFTRSGALPMTKASARLQVHPTSVTNAVDRLENAQLVRRVPHPSDRRTTLIEISDSGRALALEATELLNAKVFANPGLEPDKLTQLVTILTELRKTAGDFEG; encoded by the coding sequence ATGCCTCCCCTTTCGCCGCTTCCCATCGACCCCATCGAAGAGGCACATCGGCAATGGACCGAGCACGGTTGGAGTGACGTTGCCGATGGGATGGCCGCTGTCACCTCGGTGATGCGGGCGCAGCAGATCATGATGGCGCGAGTCGAGGAAGTGCTCAAGCCGCTCGGGCTGACGTTCGCTCGATACGAACTGCTGACGCTGCTCACCTTCACGAGGTCGGGCGCACTGCCCATGACGAAGGCCAGCGCACGCCTGCAGGTTCACCCCACCAGCGTCACGAATGCGGTGGATCGCCTCGAGAATGCACAATTGGTACGACGCGTCCCCCACCCCAGCGATCGTCGGACAACACTCATCGAGATTTCGGATTCCGGCCGAGCATTGGCGCTCGAGGCTACGGAGCTGCTGAATGCCAAGGTCTTCGCGAACCCGGGCTTGGAGCCGGACAAGCTCACGCAATTGGTGACAATCCTCACTGAATTGCGCAAGACTGCCGGGGATTTCGAGGGGTAA
- a CDS encoding multidrug effflux MFS transporter, giving the protein MPVDPPPVEHTASPRTVERKPSIGKILALGSMTALGPFTIDMYLPALPDIADDLGTSSSTVQLTITGTLIGLALGQLLVGPLSDTLGRKKPLLAGIGVHIVASLLAVFAPTIAVLGILRVFQGMGAAAAAVVTMAIVRDLYSGNTVAVVMSRLMLVLGVAPILAPSIGGALLVALDWRGIFVVLALIGVGTAMIGAFGIPETLPREKRRPSGVRSVLQMYGSLLRDRTFMVLTLVSSVGMASLFAYVSGASFVYQDQYGLNQQEFALLFSAGAIALIGASQVNVRLLDRWTPQQITRSALVTAVISGALVIVVAALDLGGLIGFVIALWIMLGAVGFVLPNAPALALSRHGEAAGTAAAMLGAFQFGVGAAIAPAVGLLGNTSTALAVTMTACVSVGLIALVATTRKSQA; this is encoded by the coding sequence CTGCCCGTGGATCCCCCGCCCGTGGAACACACTGCTTCACCGAGGACCGTTGAACGTAAGCCGAGTATCGGAAAGATCCTCGCTCTCGGATCCATGACGGCTCTCGGCCCGTTCACGATCGACATGTACCTGCCGGCGTTGCCGGATATCGCCGACGACCTCGGAACCTCGTCGTCGACGGTCCAGCTCACGATCACGGGTACGTTGATCGGACTTGCACTCGGGCAGTTGCTCGTCGGCCCGCTCTCGGACACCCTCGGGCGCAAGAAGCCTTTGCTCGCCGGCATCGGCGTGCACATCGTGGCGTCGCTGCTGGCCGTGTTTGCGCCCACGATCGCTGTTCTCGGCATCCTGCGGGTGTTCCAGGGCATGGGTGCCGCCGCTGCCGCTGTCGTCACGATGGCGATCGTGCGCGACCTGTACAGCGGCAACACCGTCGCTGTGGTGATGAGCCGCCTGATGCTTGTCCTCGGCGTTGCCCCGATTCTGGCGCCCAGTATCGGCGGCGCACTGTTGGTCGCGCTGGATTGGCGCGGCATCTTTGTTGTTCTTGCCCTGATCGGTGTGGGCACAGCCATGATCGGCGCTTTCGGGATTCCGGAGACTCTGCCCCGCGAGAAGCGGCGTCCCAGCGGCGTGCGATCAGTTCTCCAGATGTACGGATCATTGCTGCGAGATCGCACCTTCATGGTCCTGACGCTGGTCTCCAGTGTCGGTATGGCGTCGTTGTTCGCGTACGTCTCCGGTGCGTCGTTTGTCTATCAGGATCAGTACGGCCTCAATCAGCAGGAGTTTGCACTGCTGTTCAGCGCCGGCGCTATTGCTCTGATCGGCGCTTCGCAGGTCAACGTCCGTCTGCTGGATCGCTGGACGCCGCAGCAGATCACCCGGTCGGCTCTCGTCACTGCAGTTATCTCCGGAGCCTTGGTCATCGTTGTTGCGGCGCTCGACCTCGGCGGCCTGATCGGCTTCGTGATCGCGCTCTGGATCATGCTCGGCGCCGTGGGATTTGTTCTACCGAACGCCCCGGCACTGGCACTTTCACGGCACGGAGAAGCCGCAGGAACAGCTGCCGCGATGCTGGGCGCGTTCCAGTTCGGAGTCGGCGCTGCAATCGCCCCGGCTGTCGGTCTTCTCGGTAACACCAGTACTGCTCTTGCCGTCACGATGACGGCATGTGTGTCCGTAGGACTGATCGCTCTGGTCGCGACAACCCGCAAATCTCAGGCTTAA
- a CDS encoding isobutyryl-CoA dehydrogenase — translation MFTLTDDERAIRDTARDFAAEHLAPNAVEWDQTKHFPVDVLRKAASLGMGGIYIREDVGGSELTRVDAARIFEELAKGDPSIAAYISIHNMVTWMIDQFGNDEQRHKWVPGLCSMDQLGSYCLTEPGAGSDAAGLSTKAVRDGDDYILNGVKQFISGAGTSDVYVVMARTGAAGAKGISAFIVPKDSPGLSFGPNEIKMGWNAQPTRQVIMEDVRVPAANMLGEEGSGFRIAMKGLNGGRLNIAACSVGGAQAALEKAVAYLVDRKAFGSALIESQALQFQLADMRTELEAARTLLWRAAAALDENAPDVVELCAMAKRFATDNGFDVANRALQLHGGYGYLAEYGIEKIVRDLRVHQILEGSNEIMRVVIARSVIAGQGKQGAA, via the coding sequence ATGTTTACTCTGACCGATGACGAGCGGGCGATTCGTGACACCGCCCGCGACTTCGCGGCCGAGCACCTGGCGCCGAATGCGGTGGAATGGGATCAGACCAAGCATTTCCCGGTGGACGTTCTCCGCAAGGCGGCGTCCCTGGGGATGGGCGGCATCTACATCCGTGAGGATGTCGGTGGCAGTGAACTGACCCGCGTCGATGCTGCTCGGATCTTCGAGGAGCTCGCCAAGGGTGATCCGTCGATCGCCGCGTACATTTCCATCCACAACATGGTCACGTGGATGATCGACCAGTTCGGCAACGACGAACAGCGCCACAAGTGGGTACCCGGACTGTGCTCGATGGATCAGTTGGGCAGCTACTGCCTGACCGAACCCGGCGCCGGTTCCGACGCTGCCGGCTTGAGCACCAAGGCCGTTCGTGACGGTGACGACTACATCCTCAACGGCGTCAAGCAGTTCATTTCCGGCGCAGGCACTTCCGACGTGTATGTCGTGATGGCCCGTACCGGAGCTGCAGGTGCCAAGGGAATCTCGGCATTCATCGTGCCGAAAGATTCGCCCGGCCTGTCGTTCGGTCCCAACGAGATCAAGATGGGCTGGAACGCACAGCCCACCCGTCAGGTGATCATGGAGGACGTGCGCGTTCCCGCGGCCAACATGCTCGGCGAAGAAGGCAGCGGATTCCGCATCGCGATGAAGGGCCTCAACGGCGGCCGCCTCAACATCGCCGCTTGCTCGGTGGGCGGCGCGCAGGCAGCGCTGGAGAAGGCCGTCGCATATCTGGTGGACCGCAAGGCATTCGGTTCGGCGTTGATCGAATCGCAGGCCCTGCAGTTCCAGCTCGCCGATATGCGAACCGAACTGGAAGCTGCGCGGACCCTGCTGTGGCGCGCTGCCGCAGCTCTCGACGAGAACGCGCCGGACGTGGTGGAACTGTGCGCTATGGCCAAGCGCTTCGCGACCGACAACGGTTTCGACGTGGCCAACCGGGCGCTCCAGCTGCACGGTGGGTACGGCTATCTTGCTGAGTACGGGATCGAGAAGATCGTCCGCGATCTTCGCGTTCACCAGATCCTCGAAGGCAGCAACGAGATCATGCGTGTGGTCATCGCTCGCAGTGTGATCGCAGGGCAGGGAAAGCAGGGAGCAGCATGA